In a genomic window of Aeromicrobium panaciterrae:
- a CDS encoding aminotransferase class IV: MKTWLNGHLLGSPDEPSISALDHGMIVGDGVFETIKIEQGQPFALTRHLDRLARSAQGLGIGTPDVAAIRDGVLATMDGQELPFGRIRVTVTSGPGPLGSPRGSSGLTQVVITEPCDRPPSISKIATVPWPRNERGALAGLKTTSYAENALMVEYALARGASEAVMPNTAGHLCEGTGSNIMYVVGEQLITPTLDAGPLAGVTRALVLEWCVGELDVVERDAPIEVLQEADEVILVGTTRDVQAISHVDDRELAAPGPITLKAQQIWARESARTTDP; the protein is encoded by the coding sequence ATGAAGACATGGTTGAACGGCCATCTGCTGGGATCCCCGGACGAACCATCGATCAGCGCCCTCGATCACGGGATGATCGTGGGTGATGGAGTCTTCGAAACGATCAAGATTGAGCAGGGTCAACCCTTCGCTTTGACCCGACATCTGGACCGACTCGCACGATCCGCCCAGGGCCTCGGAATCGGCACACCGGATGTCGCAGCCATCCGCGACGGCGTCCTCGCGACGATGGATGGCCAGGAACTGCCATTCGGTCGCATACGCGTGACGGTGACTTCTGGGCCCGGCCCGCTGGGCTCGCCTCGCGGTTCATCGGGTCTCACCCAAGTCGTCATCACCGAACCGTGCGATCGTCCGCCGTCGATCAGCAAGATCGCGACCGTCCCGTGGCCTCGCAACGAGCGTGGCGCACTGGCCGGGCTCAAGACGACCTCGTACGCGGAGAACGCGCTCATGGTCGAGTACGCACTCGCGAGGGGTGCCTCCGAGGCGGTCATGCCCAACACCGCAGGTCACCTATGTGAGGGCACCGGCTCAAACATCATGTACGTGGTCGGCGAGCAGCTCATCACGCCGACGCTTGACGCTGGCCCGCTTGCCGGCGTCACCCGTGCTCTGGTGCTCGAGTGGTGCGTGGGAGAGCTTGATGTCGTTGAACGTGACGCCCCGATCGAGGTCCTGCAGGAGGCTGACGAGGTGATCCTGGTCGGCACGACCCGCGACGTGCAGGCGATCTCGCACGTCGACGACCGCGAGCTCGCCGCCCCAGGTCCGATCACGCTCAAGGCTCAGCAGATCTGGGCCCGCGAGAGCGCCAGGACGACGGACCCCTGA